A single region of the Pogoniulus pusillus isolate bPogPus1 chromosome Z, bPogPus1.pri, whole genome shotgun sequence genome encodes:
- the RIOK2 gene encoding serine/threonine-protein kinase RIO2 — protein MGKLDVVMLRYLSRDHFRVLTAVEMGMKNHEIVPASLTASIASLKHGGCNKILRELVKHRLLAYERTKTVQGYRLTNAGYDYLALKTLSSRQVINSVGNQMGVGKESDIYIVANEEEQQFALKLHRLGRTSFRSLKNKRDYHKHRHKMSWLYLSRLAAMKEFAYMKALHDRDFPVPKPVDFNRHAVVMELIDGYPLCQVHQLEDPASVYSELMDLIVKLASHGLIHGDFNEFNLILDNEDRVTMIDFPQMISTSHANAEWYFDRDVNCIKEFFKKRFSYESELFPTFKDIRRECSLDREIAASGCAKEMEEDAELLYPPGSVEDDGTAEVSEFVEDAEIKLVSFSKEKENNTDFVDEAGDLSESRTFTSFVCSDEEATSSESSENTERLDMSKLSSALDKAEEEAVVQKSSEDTESSTVFKGKNITENAAETKNQTGQGECCNKEDEDKCPDLIGLSTLNEEFSHCRNEDGIVHTAEHRTRTKSVTSVRSAGSCSTIPAELVKRKVRLQLTKHQKSALRRRLQKGEANVYTKQRRENMHNIKSSLDAASFWG, from the exons ATGGGGAAGCTGGACGTGGTGATGCTTCGGTACCTCTCCCGGGATCACTTCAGAGTCTTGACAGCG GTGGAAATGGGCATGAAGAACCATGAAATAGTTCCTGCTAGCTTAACTGCCTCCATTGCCAGCCTTAAACACGGTGGCTGTAATAAGATTTTGAGAGAGCTGGTGAAGCACAGGCTTCTAGCTTACGAACGAACTAAAA CTGTCCAGGGTTATCGATTAACTAATGCAGGATATGATTACCTTGCTTTGAAAACTCTGTCTTCCCGACAAGTCATAAATTCTGTTGGAAACCAGATGGGTGTTGGCAAAGAATCAG ATATTTACATTGTTGCAAATGAAGAGGAGCAACAGTTTGCACTGAAATTACACAGGCTTGGAAGAACTTCCTTTCGCAGTCTGAAAAATAAACGTGACTACCACAAGCACAGACATAAAATGTCATGGCTGTATTTATCCCGGCTAGCAGCAATGAAGGAGTTTGCCTATATGAAG GCTTTGCATGACAGAGATTTTCCTGTCCCCAAACCTGTAGACTTCAACAGGCACGCGGTTGTTATGGAACTTATTGATGGCTATCCTTT GTGCCAGGTGCACCAGCTGGAAGATCCTGCATCTGTCTACAGTGAATTGATGGATCTGATTGTAAAACTTGCCAGCCACGGCCTGATCCATGGTGACTTCAATGAATTTAATCTGATACTGGATAATGAAGACCGTGTCACCATGATTGATTTCCCTCAGATGATATCAACATCACACGCAAATGCCGAATG GTATTTTGACAGAGATGTGAACTGCATTAAAGAGTTCTTTAAGAAGCGCTTCAGCTATGAGAGTGAGCTCTTCCCAACATTCAAAGACATCAG gAGAGAATGTTCTCTTGACAGAGAGATTGCTGCCAGTGGCTGTGCAAAAGAAATGGAGGAAGATGCTGAATTGCTTTACCCACCAGGTTCTGTTGAGGATGATGGTACAGCAGAGGTATCAGAATTTGTTGAAGATGCTGAGATTAAGCTTGTCTCCTTcagcaaagagaaggaaaacaatacAGACTTTGTGGATGAAGCAGGTGATTTGTCTGAAAGCAGAACCTTTACCAGCTTCGTGTGTAGCGATGAAGAAGCCACTTCAAGTGAAAGCAGTGAAAACACAGAGAGGCTGGATATGTCAAAGCTGAGTTCAGCCTTAGACAAAGCTGAAGAGGAAGCTGTAGTTCAGAAGTCCAGTGAAGATACAGAGAGTTCTACAGTTTTTAAGGGCAAAAACATAACTGAAAATGCTGCTGAAACCAAAAATCAAACAGGTCAAGGAGAGTGCTGTAACAAGGAGGATGAAGACAAATGCCCTGATCTGATTGGCTTGTCAACTTTAAATGAGGAATTCAGTCATTGCAG AAATGAAGATGGTATCGTTCATACTGCGGAGCACAGAACAAGGACTAAAAGTGTCACATCAGTCAgaagtgctgggagctgctcaacCATTCCAGCG GAACTGGTGAAACGGAAGGTGAGACTTCAGCTTACCAAACATCAGAAGTCTGCTCTGAGGAGACGTCTGCAAAAAGGAGAGGCAAATGTTTACACCAAACAACGTCGAGAAAATATGCACAACATCAAGTCAAGCTTGGATGCAGCTAGTTTCTGGGGATAG